ATCTAGTAGGTCCATGCATCCAATAATATCCTAAATATCCAAATAGGCAGCATATTTCATCTACTAGGTTAAGCAAGCAGAGAAAAAGCACCACCATACCACTTGGTTGGTTGCATAGACACACAACTTTTTCCTTTTCCATCATAAGATAGGATTGGATATGTACATGTCTTAATATGAAGTTCTGTGATCTAGCAGCATCACAACCAACAAGCGAGAGATATGAACAATAACGTTCTGTTCAGTTAATGTGGAAGAGTTTCTCCTTCGTGTCTGGTAGTAATGCTGCTAGATCAAAAATTAACTTGGAAGAGTTTTTCCTTTTGTGTCTAGCAGTAATGTTGTTAAGTTAAAAGTACTCGAATAATGAATTGTTCTGGTAGTGATGTTGCTAGATAAAAAATGCTCAAGCAATACGAGAAAAACTCTACGTGATCTTTTTATCTAGTGATTTACCAGTTACCACCTTCCTAGAAGGAcagtaaaaaaaatctttttgtctGTGGTGTGAAACTCAGTCAAGTCACTCAAGTGAGTCGAGACCCTTTCACACTCACAATACATACAAAACAAAAGCATCACTTCCCTTCTCACTCACTCCCTTAAAACCCCAGCAAAGGAAATCCCCCATCTCTCTCTCTTTTACTTCCTCCAACAtccactccaccaccaccaccacccaccaccaccatgAACAAGCAACACAGATCATCAGGGAGCACAAACTTCGCCTCATGTGTGGTAGCAACAATTTTCAtaatcttcatcataatcatcctTCTAATCCTATTCTTCACTCTTTTCAAACCAAAATCACCACAAATTTCAGTTTCATCAATCCAAATCCCATCATTTTCACTCTCAAACAACacaattactttcaccttgtctCAGTATGTTTCAGTCAGGAACCCAAACAGAGCTGATTTCCAACACTATCATAGTTCACTTCAGTTGATGTATTCAGGTAATCAAATTGGTTTTATGTTTATTCCTGCTGGTAAGATTGATTCTGGTAGAACTCAGTATATGTCTGCTACTTTTACTGTTGATGATTTCCCACTGTtgccaccatcttcttcttcatcatcattgtcATCAACATCAACTGTGAGTTCTTCTGGTTCTCAAGGGTCATCAGTTGGATCACCTACTATAGAAATTGAATCAAGAATGAAAATGAGTGGAAGGGTTAGagttttgcaggttttcactcaTTCTGTTGATTCTGAAATTACTTGCACTGTTGCTGTGTCTGTTAGTGATAGATCTATTCTTGGGTTTCATTGCTGATGATATCTAATTTACTTATTATgatcagaaaagaagaaaattgtaAAGAAAAAAGATGTTTGGTTCAAATTAGATTATTATTTAATGAAATTGGTGTTATTGAAATTGTGGGTTTGTTTGATCTGATCTACAGTTGTGTGATCTGGGTTTGTAATTTTGTTCCTGAATTTTGAATCTTTATCTGTTTTTGAGGAGGAAAATGTCAAAAACTTCAGTTTTCATGTTTTGTTCTGTTGCCACGTTGTATGACAGTTACTGTTGCTAATTAGCTAGCAACTAGCAAAGTGTAGTCGGCATAGAGCATTAGAGATGCCTAATTAGAGTTGGAGTCCTATAACAGGTACAAGCAAAACTACAGTTAGTTGCTAGTTTAGTAAAATGTAGTCAGCATACAATATTGCAAGTgtagtttttcttattttgatgCAAGCGGAATTTGAATCATCTTTATTCTGATATAAGCGGAATTTAGACAGATATAATTTAATGAAGATTTTACAGGCAAAATGTAGTGTTTCATTTTAGTCtgaaaaagaggaaaaaggagATACTGTTGGTTGTTTTCGTTATGGAGTCCAATCATGGTAGGATTGTAAGGAAGAGTGGATGTCAGGAATTGAATGCTGAAAAAAGAAGTGGAGAATGGGGCATATAATGGACCTATAGTTAGCCACTTGATTATGCCTTAATCTACTTTAATTTTTATGCTGATTTtggggtttgataactttgtgtAAGGAATATGTTATTTGGAATGAAGGGAAAattttggatttgggttgaaatGTGGAGTAGAAAAACTGTTTttgactgattttttttttttaaataaagaaAAAGTTAAAGATAGATTGGAAGGAAAAT
This portion of the Papaver somniferum cultivar HN1 chromosome 11, ASM357369v1, whole genome shotgun sequence genome encodes:
- the LOC113321166 gene encoding uncharacterized protein LOC113321166, producing MNKQHRSSGSTNFASCVVATIFIIFIIIILLILFFTLFKPKSPQISVSSIQIPSFSLSNNTITFTLSQYVSVRNPNRADFQHYHSSLQLMYSGNQIGFMFIPAGKIDSGRTQYMSATFTVDDFPLLPPSSSSSSLSSTSTVSSSGSQGSSVGSPTIEIESRMKMSGRVRVLQVFTHSVDSEITCTVAVSVSDRSILGFHC